The following nucleotide sequence is from Desulfobacterales bacterium.
GCGAATGCGAGCAGACCCCCCTCGATCGCCGACAGCGAGGTCTGGAGCGAAGCGGCCCTGGCTTCAGCGTCCGCCTTCAGCCGGTCGATCTGCTCGTTGAGTTCGCCCTCGATCTGCTCGATTTGCCGCTTTAGCACCGCGATTTCCGCCAGGGCCGCATTGGCCGCCGGCAAATCCTTGATCGGGTATAAATTGTTCGGTTTTACACGCGCCATGGCTATTCTCCCTTTTCTGTTGTTATTCTTGCAAACCCCCATGAAAACGACAGCCCGAAGATCTCCGCGCCGCCCACCTGCACCGCTGAATGAAACGCATACGCGCACCAGTGCGGCATATCCGCCTTCAGCATCAAATCGGACCGGAATTGAATATCCACCAGGCTCCGCTCCGTCCCGTTTTCCGGATCTCCATACGCATATTTCAGATCATGCGGCAGGCAGCATTTATAGGCGATATCCCGCCAGTCGCAGCCGGTTAACAGTCCCATCAGCTCATCGGGCAGTATCGAGCACCCGTCGAACTTCCAGCTTTTATAATTTCCCGCGTTCTCCCGGATCCGTTTCACCAGATAGGCCAGCTCGAAGTGTTCGCACAATTCGATGGCCCGCTCCGTTGTGATCTCTTCGCCTATTTCTGGATATTTCATACTCTTCCCCCCTTTCGCTATCGGTCCAAAAGCCCCATCAACAAAGGGGCGACCTTGTCCCTCGAAACGCGGGCGCAAAACTTCTTCCCCCGCATTGTGATACTCGTATTGTCTCCGGCAAACGTCCGCAGCGCGCTGGTATAATCACTCTCCGCGAATACAACCCCGCGCTCCCGCTCATCGGTCGACAGGTCGAACACGCCGGATACGCATATGATTTTTATTTTCATTCCTCGCTACCCCTTTCCGCGGCCGCATCCCGCCGCGCCTGCCGTTTCTGATACACAGCCAGCATCTGCACGATTTTAAGCAGCGCCTTCGTATCGCACCACTCCACCGTATCCACGCCGAATCGCTTCTTCGCGATTGCGTCCGCATACTTCCACGGCAGTTTTTTGTCCGCCAGAATCGCGCCGATCTTCGAGACCAGCCCCCGCTTGTGCCCCGGCACCTCCAACGGCCGCTTGGTCGATGCCACCGGCCGGTCCCCATCCCCCTTTTGCCAGTCCCGGTCCGCGGCCGGCACGCGCGGGTTGAACAGTTTCACCCCCCGTTTCTGCAAATGCGTGATCACCTCCGCGCGCTCGCCCAGCGTGAGATCCGCGAAAGAATCGATGCGCTCTCGCCCGGCAATCTCCCGGAAGAGCCCGATCCAGTCATCCTTTCTCTCCTGGTAGGGCATTCCGGCGAACTGGCACCCTCTATGAAAAATTTTATTCTGGGCGCCGTAAATCGCGCCCGTGGTCTGCATCGCCATGGTTTTTTCCCTCCCCGTTTTACCGTGAACTTACAAGCCGCAAGCGTTTCTCATCGGATCGCCCCGGCCGGGGCGTATCGGACACGCAAACCCAATCCAACGGCATCACCCAGACAGACAACGGCGTCACCACTGCGGACCCGCACACCGGGCACAAACCGGCCTCATTGGATGCAAACACCTCGTCACAGTTGCTGCATATCGATGTATTTCTAACCTTTGCCATATGCTTCCTCCTCTTCGCCGCGGATTAAGCGGCCGTCGTTGTTTCTGCGCTGTTAAATGACAATCCCGCCGCGGCGTGCTTCAGCTCGGCGGCCTCGATCCGCTTCATGATTTTCGTAACCGCGCAGATGGCGGTCTGCCTGGCCGCGCGCGCCTGCTCTGTTTTCACCTCCCATTTCGTCAGGCATCTGAAGGCTTCCCGCGCCGACGCATGGATCGAATCAACCGCTTCTTGTTGTATCTGCATATCCGCCTCCTGCTTTTCGATATGGGGGCGTATGCGCTACGCCCCCATAATGCTATTATCAGGCCGCTATCCGAGCACTGTGACAGTAGGTAATTCTTTGATAAAATAGGATTTGATACTATCGATCGCGGCGAGCTTCCACTCCCCGCCGTCAGCCGTATGCAGGCTGAATTGCGGCGGCTGGCCATCTTCCTGCCGCCACATGCGATAAACGAATTTTGCCTCGGGCTGTTCAACCTCCAGAAAGGTTCGGAAGGGTTTTAACGCCACGGGGTTAGGCACGCTGATCTCCTCTTTTCGGGCGATACCGACACGCGCCGTTACCCGCTGGGTGACCCCGTCATCCTCATTGGTCCGAACGGCCTCATCCGTAACGGTGCCGGTAACCTTTAGAACGGGCGCAAGATCCGGCGTCGCGGCAAAGCCCGTTTGCAACCATATGCTGAAGGCTTCCTGGCTCAGCTTTTTGTTAAATGGATATTCGTCTGTAACCAGCCGGCATTCCGCAAACACTTCGCGTTGTCTGAATCCACCGAACAGGGCGGAGCAAAGCGCTACCTTTTCATGGCTTACCACATGAATCATTACCCTATCCAAGGGGAGGCCATCCACATCCGCCCGTATGTAGTCAACCAGCCCGGTAAGCGTATGCATAACCAGCGGCTGTGCCGCAGGCGCTAAGACGGGCAGCAATTGCTTGTCACTGTATGAACGGTCACCCATCTCAACCATCGCCGGATCGTTCAGCGCACATATTCTATCAATCAATTTTGAAAGCATCGTCTACCTCCCCGCCGCTTTGGTTTTAAAATCAGTTACATTCTCAGGCGCACTTTCAGGCGCTTGCCGTTTTTGGCGTTCCCGCGCTTCGGCGGCGCCGCTCAAAGCACGCCCGATTTCAACCTGCGTTATCTGCTCAATATCCGGTGCCAGCTTCGGCACCGCCTGATAGGAAATCTGCCCGAAATCCCTATCATCGCTCGGCTTGATCTTGATCTTCAGCGTTACCTCGCGAACGGTTTTTGCATCTGTGTTGGGGTCAACGATGTTGTCGAATACCCGTTGCAGGGCAATGTCCACCGCCTCAATAACGGCGCCGTCATTCAGTGTTGCCAGCGATACGGTGTTTGTCTTTGTTTGCATGTTCATATTCTCCTTGGTAATATACTGGTGTTTGTTTTGGCCGGTTCTCCCGGGCGGCTACCCGGTGGACACGGCACCATGCCGTGCTGTCCGGCCTGTGATTCCCAGGCGCGGTTGGTTTTTTTCCAGCCGCGCCGCTTCCCGTTTTTTTTACAAAAGTACCTCCTCTCCTGGTTAAGTTGTGGCCAACGTTGCGCAGACTGAGTTGTCAGCCATCCAGATAAATGCTAAAATCGCTCCTAACATCGCGTAAACGCTCGTAATGTTTTGGGCGGGCCATAATATCTTTGTATAGTCTAAGCTGGGTTTTCGCTGTTTGGATACATTCGTGCGGGATGGCACTTTCCTTGGCGTGGACCCTCCACCAAACGGCTGACCACAAATAAACTTTTGGCCACGGGCAGTTAGAATGCATGAATCCAATAAACATTCGCGATAGCGCGATGTCATTTTGTCGCTGTATCATTGCGGCCCTCCTCATCATCCGAAAGCGCAGTCCGAGCCGCATCGATCGCCTGTGCCGCCTCATCCAAGGCCTTAAGCGCCATCCGGTGCCGCCTCAAATATTCGGCCTTATCCTCGTTCGCGGGCATCACCACCGGGTCGGAGATCATCATATATTTCCCGTTGTCCATCATTCTCACAATATTGCGACGGGTCAGCATCAACAGCCACTCCTGCGCATATAGAAGGCTTGCGCCCGCAAGCTCCTGCAAATCCTCAATGCTCACCACCCGCCGCGCCCGCAGCAACCGCCACATCACCAGGCGTTTTTCCGGCGGGGCGCTCCTGCCCTTCCCGGCATACCGGTAAACACCGGACCCGATTCGCTCTACTTCGCCAGTCTTTCTGAAATCACACAGCACGCGATACAACGGCCCTTTGTCGGCGTCAGAAATCAGATCCAGCGCAAGGGCTATATCGGCCACGGTTAATTCCCGCCCCCCTCGGCCCATCTCCTCCATCATTTTTCTCACTTTATCTGCAAATCCCCACCCCGCCATGATGATCACCTCCCGTGAAGGCCCGCCTTGGTTGCGATCGTGGCCATTTCCTCGGTCACATCCGTAGTCTGCTTGGCGTTACAAATCTGCACCAGCGCCAGTGTGTCTCGCCGCACCAGCCTGAAATCTCCTTTGGATGACCCGTGAAGAATCTGCGCCACCTGGGGAGACAGTTTTAGCCCGGTGGCTTCCAGCGCGTAGAGCATGATGTCGCTCACATGAATCGGCTGAAACTCGATTTGCTGGTAAACCCGAGACCACCCCCGTTTGTTGTGGCCTATCTTTTCTGGAAGCCGCTCCTCTCCGACCAGAACGAACGCGGAGAGGCTCATGTCACTTAAATCCCTCACCAGGTCGATGAAAGTGTCGGGCAATTTATCGATCTCATCGAGAAAGACCGGCCGGGGCCGCTCGATGAGGGCATCGATTACCGCCATATAACAGGGGCCTTTGCGCTTCGGCGGCGTGAGGATTCCCACCTCCCGGCATAGGGCTTGAAGAAAATCCGTCTCACTATGCCGCCAGATGGTCGCCATGCGCTGATACACGCAATCGTGATGGGCCTGGTACCACTGGCTCGTTCGGGTTTTACCGCGGCCTGCCGGTCCAGACACCAGGCCCAGGCGCCCCTCGCCGTCCGCCATGGAAAGGCCATCCATCATAACCGCGAAGTTCCGGACGTTTTTCGTTTTGACAAATGTCGGTTGAAATTGTACGGGTTTCATTACGTTTTGTTCCCTCCTTTGTGGGGATGTTGTGGGTCCGGGTGTTTCAGCACCCGGGCCCGGTTTTTTATCTGGCGGCCACTTCCACCTGATACTCTATAACCATCTGCGCCCGGTGCATTTCAAAATGATCCGAATAGCGCGCATATTCCGCCGTCTGCTCGTAAAATTTCATGAACGCCTGCCATTCCTTCGGGATTAACCAGCCGCGCACCTCGAACTCGATGAGCTTGTACATCCGGTCCATGTCCCTCATTCCGGAAAGTTTTGCCCATTCAAGCGCGGTCTCATCAACCCGTTCCGGCGTATATTCTTCTTCCTCTACTTCTTCAGGAAGCTTGGCGTTCATTGCCTTAAGCCCTTCAAGCTCGGCTAATATTTTCTTCTCATCCGATGCCGTCATCACCGCCGGTTTTTCGGGCGCCGGCAGGGCGAGGACCTTTCCGCCGGTTTGAACCATCTCGATACCGGCCGCCGCCAGTTGTCGCCGATGCTCCGGCAGCACCGTCTCTTCAAGGAAATCCCTCGTGAGCCGGGAGGCTTCTTTTTCCTGATGTTTTTTCAGCTCGATGTGATCGGTAAGTCTTTTCCGGTCGGCATCCGTCCCTAAAATGGTGGCCGCCGGATGGACCTTATCAACGGGGGTCGCTTCGCACAGAAACTCGCCGTCCGGTGTGAACACATACACCGCCGATTTATCCTGAAGGTCGTAGCGGATCATGACGGAATGGCGCCGGCCATAGAGCGCCGGGTGATAGTAGTTCTGTTTAAACAGCCGGATACCGTTCTGGTGAATATGCTTGATCTCCATGCTCATCATCAGATATCGAAGCTCAACGGGGTCCACCCCCTGGCCGCGCTCGGCAAGGTACCACTCGTTCGGGGTCGTTCCATCCAAATGGCCTGTTTGCGGGCGGCCGGCGTATGTATCAAACCATGCGGCAAGGGCTATGTGCGCCTGCTCCAGGGTGATGCACCCATCGCCCATCACCTTGGCGTAGGCTTTTCGATGCAGGCGCTCTCCTCGCATCATTCGGGCGGGCTTGTTCTCGATGTTGTTACCGACATAGGTCGGAACCCAGCGCTCAAACTCTCCCGTCGTACCGAAAAACCGTTCGATCGTCTTACTTTGCCCGTGATACGGCCAGGCGAAGATGGTGCCGATGCCGAGGCGATCAAAAAGCCCCGTAAATCCTTCCTGGTCGAAGTCAACCCCGTTGAAAAATTTGGATTTAAAGGCTTTCCCGTTATCGAGATAGGCCATCTTCGGGTATTTACCGAGCCGCATAATGGCCCGCCGAAGTGCGGATGCGATGGCTTGGGTGTTTTCGGTCGGCATGATCTCCCAGCCCATGGGGTAGTTACTCTTCATGTCGTACCAGAGAATGAGCGTCATCCGCCGGGGTTTGCCGATCCAGGGGTCGAGGATGTCGAAGTTCAGCACATGCCCGTCCGCCACCAGGATGTCGCCGACGTTGATCAGGCTGTAATCCCGCTCGATATAGAAGGCGCACTCATCGTTCCATGCCTTTGCGCCTTTGCGGTTGAAGGTCCAGAAGTGATGGTTGGTGGATATCCAGTCCTGGAGCCACCGGCGGTAGGTCGCCTCGGACGCCCAGTCGCCAAGCCCCTTTGTCTCTATTACGGCGCTCGCCATCCGGATCGCGGCGGCGATGGTCGGTTTGTTCGGATGCAGCACGCATTTTAAAAGGATGTCGGTTTGAACCTTTGAAAGCGTCCTTTTCCCCCGGCGGGCGCGGCCCCTGGTGTCGGCCAGCGCCATGGTTTCCATGCCGGCGGCGCTGACTTTGCGCTTCCATCCTTCGATTGTTTTCCAGCTCACCGGCCCCAGCGCGCCGAAAAGCTTCGGATAGGCAAGTCCGGTATTGTAGGCCGTCATGAAACCGTCTCGGGCCTTTTCCTTCCCGCCCCATCCTGGCCGCTTAAGGGCGGCAAGATACAGCCGGAGAAGATCCGCCTTCGCCATGGCTTTATCAATTTTCGCCTGGGGAAGGGACGCCGGATCGATGGCGGCCCGTTTCGCGGGAAGCCCCGCCGCCTCATCCGCCGGGGCCACCTGGGTCTGCTTCTGATACCAGATCATGACCGCTACCCGGACATCCTCCGGGAGGTGCTCGAAGGTGAAAAGCTTCTGGCACCCACCAATGACGGTCTTATTTTCAAACGCCCATTTTTCTTTTTGGGCGCGTTTCCTTACGAACCGGCATCCGGTTTGGAGTGCACCCGCTATTTCTGAGGCTGTGAGGCTATCTTTCATGATTTTGTCCCATTGACCCGTCAACATCATATCCGCTATGATGCCATCTCACGTTACGCACCCAATAAGTCTTCAGCTAGATCAGCGAGGTCCTGTAATGAATAGTCCCGGTGATGTTTTTGGGTTAGAACGCATATCCGACCTGAATATCCTGGCGTTACGCAGCAAAATGGATAAGAAGGCACTTTTTCTAAAAAATACGATGCGTCCCCCGTACAAAAAACCTCGGCTGCCTTTTGGCGAAAAGTCCGCAAAAGTTCATCGTCCGCTGCAATCGCTGAAAATAGCCCATGCATGGATGGTGATGAGCATTGTAAACATTCAAGAACATCTTCCAGACGAGCTTCTTCTATGCTCCTTGATATATACGCCCGAACTTTATTTCGGGTCTGTTGGCTATCCCCCCGGTGTTTGGAAAGAGTATTTGAAGGCTGATAGCGATGTCCCGTGGCTTGTTTCCGGCTTCTACGTCCGGGATGTTGCGCTCCGTAAGCTTTCTGCGTTTTCATTTGATCTATCTCCTCTCGCTCCGTTCGAAAAAGGGTTGTCGTTTAGTGAAACCGGGCTTTCATCTTCCGACGTAAAGACGCTCGGATATGCCGCTGATTTTTACAACGGATGCGTAGATGATCTTCATACGAACGGGTTTTTCGTTTTTCCTAAAGTATTTGTTGATGCCTTTGATGGGTTACACTTCTTCCCTTTGACCCCCGGGGGGAGCCTGTTAGCCGAAATATAACGATCTGGATCAATCCCACTTAGATTCTATTTGGCGTGCAATTCGATTCGATTTGCGGGCAACGCGTTTGTTCTTCGCCCAAACCAGAAGTTCTTGATCTTCCGGACCGATGATGCGGAACCCAAGCGGTTTCGCGAGCACATCCATCGGGCTGCTGTCCCCTGCAACCGCGCAAAAAATCGGCAGCGCCTGGAGCGTGACAAACCGGCTGGTATCCTGTGGGTTCAACCACTTTTCCATCGTGTCCTTACTCAGCGCCTCACTGTTCCCGTTCGTCAGTTTGACCCCGAAACGACCGGCCAGGTCATTCATCATGTCCACGATTTGGGCAACGGATTTTCCGCTCTTTTTTGCCGCCGACTGCATGGCCTCTTTTAACGGTTTGAACACATTAAAAGTGGGTGCGTCGAACAAGGAAAGTTGGGTATGGTGGGCCATTTTTATGCCTTTTGTCCGTAAATCCTGGTCAAGCTGTCCAATTTTTAGGCCTAATCGGACGTTGACCGATTAAAAAAATGGGTTTATAAGTTAACTTAACGATAGCCCTTCACTTTTGGTTGATTACGCTCGGTGGTCGGGCGTCTGCATCGAAAATGGTCATCAAAATATCGACGGCTGGAATCGCTGATCTTGAAACCGGAGAGTTCAATAAGTTCGTCTATTGAGACCTGGCCGATTTGGCGGTAATCGTCATAAGGGACGTTCTCGACAACAAGCAAACTTAAGAAGTGCCAGATTGCATGCACGCGGTCATTGAGGTCTGGAAAATTAGAACGGAGGATTGCCGATGAAAAAACTTCCGAGCGCGCAGGATCTTCTTGAAAAGTCGGATCATTTTCTTGAACAAAAGACGACGTTTCAGAAGGCTTATCCGCAATTGACACACCTTGATTTGGAGGTGACGGCGACCCCGAATGGGTTTGGTCGAGCAGAGAGGTATAATTACTCATTGCAACATTCTCCTGGAAACTTTTCTCCCTGCCCCAATCCGAATTGTACGGGGGGAGGGTTCGACATTGGTTGGTTTCTCCACGATTTAATTTCCAAAAAGCAAAAATCCGGGGAATCCGCGAATAAGGGCTGTGTCGGTCGTGAACGCATGGGGCGTAACGCATCCCGTTCTTGCTACTATATGTTTAAAGCCAAGGCCTCTCTCAAGTATGCGGCCGATGGGGAACAGGCTATCAAGCAGCATCCCTGACCTCTTTCGGACCGCAAAACGGCCGGCCCTGCTTTCTGGGCTCGCTATATATATAGGTAGAAGGCCAGATGGTTTTAACGTCCATATTGATGGCGGAAGCGATACCACGCCGGACCCGATCGGATACCGTCAAGCCGTCGATCACCCTGTTGATCATGCTTGGCGACACGCATAACCGCCTGGCAAGCTCGGCCTGCGTCACTTTGGCAAGCAACATCGCCACCCTGATTTCTTGAGGAGACATGTCTTTGGGTTCTTTTTTCATAAGGCCTCTTTTTGGGTTTGAATTGAGTGTTTGAGTTAATTATTTTTTTAGGCCAAATTTTTACTGATGTCAACCCTAAAAGTATATTTTTTTTGGTCACACCTTTAATTTTTTACGCACCTACCGGTATTTATTTTTAACATATGGATAAAATAACAAAAAACCTCGGCGCAACCGCCCAAGAATCTGGTCACAGCTTTGGTCACACCTTGGACGAAAAAAGGTGTGACCAAAATTTTGCTGACAGATTAAAGTCTCGGCGTGAATTTTTAGGGCTTACTCAAGAGACTCTTGCGCATAAAGCAGATGTTACGAAGGCGACCATCCAAAATTACGAATATGGTAAACCTCCAAAGGGTGATGCGGTTGTAAAAATATCTAAGGCGTTAAGATGTACCACGGACTGGCTTTTAATAGGTGAGGGTGACCCGAACGGACCGGTAACAAAAGAAATTGGTAACGAAATTGATTGCGTCACCAAACAGAAACAGGCCGAACCCGTTGAAAAACAGGCAAGGATACATAATGCTGAAGATTTTAAAATAACCGATATGGTTACTAAAACCATGGAGATACTCGAATCTGAAACGATTTTTAGGACGGCGCTGGCCAGCAATATAAACGCCTTCCACCAAGCCCTTAAATTTGAGGCAGGGCAAAAGGCCCGGGATGACCGAATGGCCGAGATGGAACGGCGGATGGATTCCCAGGACCGCCGCCAGGGCGAGCTTGAAGCAGCAAATACGGAGTTGCGTAAGGAAAACGGGAAGCTGAAGGAGGAATTGGGGGATTTGCAACAGCGGTTGGCGGACCGGGGAAGTGGTCTGCTTGACGCCGCGAACCATCGTTGACGCTCGGTAGGGGTTGCAGTCTGACCGCCCGGGCGGGCTTGATATACGCATGTTCCCAAAGCGGGCTGCTCTGGGACCAAAACCACACATACATCACAGACGGGAACACGATATATCTAACAAAATCAATCATCGGCACCCACTTAAATTAAACAATAGGTATTTCTAACAGGCGCAAAATAGGCACTTATGCCTATTGTGCCATACCCCACCATTAATGCTATACAAAAAGCCATCCCCCCCCAACTTTGCTCAATAATGAATCGCCCATATTGTATGGTAGGAGTACTTAAAAATGCATGACACTTCAACCCTCTCTTGTTTAACAGATAAAAAAAATGTAACCCATTTAAATTTCGCGATAATTATTGTCTTTATTTTAACTGCCGCTTATGGATGCTCTGGGAAATATGGTTTGTTCGGCCCTGGGCCTTTTGAAGTCGTTGAGGCAGATACAAGATTCAGCAATCAAAAAGGCCCAATCCTGATGAGCCGAAACAATAGAATTTCAACAAAATCAATAACTGGCGGCGTCCACATTGATGATAGTGGTGTTTTTATTAATCCAACGGTGATGAAGGCCAAGGATACCGGAGAGATCATCTCTCTTTGGCTCTCAATTTTTAATAAAACGTTCTACGATACAAAGTTTGGGGGCAGCAACACACTTGGCGTGATGTCTAACATCACCTTTTTATTAAATAACAATCAAACCATATCATTACCAATTAAGAATGGTGATGTATCGTGGGGCGATAAGGCACAATATAACAATGTCAGCAAATCAGCATCCTCGACTATAATTGAATCCGGGACAGCTTTCATTTCTGTCAATCAATACCATGATATAGTTGCCGCAGATTCGTTGGCTGTCCAAATACAAGGTTCAAAGCGTTCAGTCACTTACGAATTCCAGGATATTTCTGCCTCATTCCTTAATAATCTCAAAATGTTTTTTAGTGAATACGTGAAGCAGGAAGAATAAAAATTTATCCGTTGACCAAACAAAGGAGGGTGTTATGAAAAATCTTTTTGTTGTTGCTATTGCGTGCGCTCTCGTAATGGCATCGTGCCACACAGCTTTCGCTGGAAGTCAACCTTCAGGCGGCCTCAAAGCTGTGGATTTGATTTTTGTAAGGCCTGTTAGTTTAGCCGTGGCCATAGGCTCGACATTAACCCTGGCTGGCATTTCGCTCCCGGTTTATTTAGTAGGTATGGGTAAGCCCGCCATCGAAATCATGGTAAAAGCCCCATGGCGCTTCACAAACGCCCGCCCCCTCGGAGCTTTCGGCCACTATAAAGATAACCGGCCTATTATGGAGATCCCTGACAATATTTAAAACAATCGGCCGAACATTAATCTGGTTTTTCTGAGATAACCTGCAAATCTAATCCCGATTCGGTATCTGTTCGGCCAAATTTCTCATTTTAAAAATCACGCCCTAAACCACCCAATTACCAAAACATCCTCCAATATAACCTACCAATATCCCAAAGCATCCCACACAATCCCACCCAATCCCGCCCCAAATCTATTTTTCTTAGTTAATCTGTCAATTCACATCCAAAATCCCATATGCACATATGTAATTTCGTCCGCGGACCGGAGGAGGACCGGAGATGAAAAAAGGGCTACGGCGTTTTTTGCCGTAACCCTTTGATTTCTTTTGGCTGGGAGACAAGGATTCGAACCTTGGTTGACGGAGTCAGAGTCCGTAGTCCTGCCGCTGGACGATCTCCCATCAAATTGTGCGCGACCTTATAACAGCGAAAAGGTGGAGTCAATAAAAATATGGCGCGGCGCGGGCCGCGCTAAGCGGTTGGATGCACGCTTTCCGTCGGCCCGCGAGCCCTCGGATTTCAAAAAAGAATCAGCTTTCCGGGCGGCTTGCCATGAACGCCCTGGCCGCTTTGAGCCGGACCAGGGTTCGGTCTTTGCCGAGCACTGCGATGATCTCAAAAATCCCGGGGCTTACCGTGGTGCCGGTTAATGCCAGTCGGACCGGTTGCGCGATTTTGCCCAGTTTTAAGCCGGTTGCCTCCATAACGGAAAGGAAAGCGGCTTCCAGGTTTTCGTGCGTGAACGGGTCAAGCGCTTCCAGTTTTGCGATAAGGTGTTCCATCGGTTCCAGCGCCGCCCGGTTCAGGAATTTCTGAGCGCCTTTTTCTTCGTAGGTTGTGATTTCCCGATAGTAAAACCCGGCCATTTCCGCCATTTCCTTCAGCGTTTTGCTGCGTGGCTGAAGGGTTTCAATGACCCCCTCGAGGTATTCTCCAGGTAGGGCATCATAGCCTTTTTCAAGCAAAAAAGGCATGAGATGGGGCGTTAACGCGGCCGGGGAAGCGGCCTGAATATGATCGGCGTTGAGGGCGAGTAGCTTTTCGGGATTGAATACACCGGCAGAGCGGCCGATATTTTCAATGGAAAATTTTTCAATCAGTTCGGCTCGGGTGAAGAATTCCTGATCCCCGTGAGACCAACCAAGGCGCACCAGGTAATTGATCATGGCGTCGGGCAAAATGCCCTCGTCCCGGTAGGCCGTGACCGAGGTGGCGCCGTGCCGTTTACTGAGGCGGGTCTTGTCATGACCGAGAACCATGGGCACATGGCCGAAGGTCGGCAAGGGGTGGCCCAGGGCCTTAAAAAGAAGAATTTGCTTAGGCGAATTGTTAACATGATCATCGCCCCGAATGACGGTGTTGATTCCCATGGTGATATCGTCCACGACCACAGCCAGGTTGTAGGTGGGACTTCCGTCACTGCGGCAAATGATGAAGTCGTCCAGTTCGGCATTTTGAAA
It contains:
- a CDS encoding DUF1018 domain-containing protein, whose translation is MAMQTTGAIYGAQNKIFHRGCQFAGMPYQERKDDWIGLFREIAGRERIDSFADLTLGERAEVITHLQKRGVKLFNPRVPAADRDWQKGDGDRPVASTKRPLEVPGHKRGLVSKIGAILADKKLPWKYADAIAKKRFGVDTVEWCDTKALLKIVQMLAVYQKRQARRDAAAERGSEE
- a CDS encoding ATP-binding protein, whose product is MKPVQFQPTFVKTKNVRNFAVMMDGLSMADGEGRLGLVSGPAGRGKTRTSQWYQAHHDCVYQRMATIWRHSETDFLQALCREVGILTPPKRKGPCYMAVIDALIERPRPVFLDEIDKLPDTFIDLVRDLSDMSLSAFVLVGEERLPEKIGHNKRGWSRVYQQIEFQPIHVSDIMLYALEATGLKLSPQVAQILHGSSKGDFRLVRRDTLALVQICNAKQTTDVTEEMATIATKAGLHGR
- a CDS encoding transposase; amino-acid sequence: MKDSLTASEIAGALQTGCRFVRKRAQKEKWAFENKTVIGGCQKLFTFEHLPEDVRVAVMIWYQKQTQVAPADEAAGLPAKRAAIDPASLPQAKIDKAMAKADLLRLYLAALKRPGWGGKEKARDGFMTAYNTGLAYPKLFGALGPVSWKTIEGWKRKVSAAGMETMALADTRGRARRGKRTLSKVQTDILLKCVLHPNKPTIAAAIRMASAVIETKGLGDWASEATYRRWLQDWISTNHHFWTFNRKGAKAWNDECAFYIERDYSLINVGDILVADGHVLNFDILDPWIGKPRRMTLILWYDMKSNYPMGWEIMPTENTQAIASALRRAIMRLGKYPKMAYLDNGKAFKSKFFNGVDFDQEGFTGLFDRLGIGTIFAWPYHGQSKTIERFFGTTGEFERWVPTYVGNNIENKPARMMRGERLHRKAYAKVMGDGCITLEQAHIALAAWFDTYAGRPQTGHLDGTTPNEWYLAERGQGVDPVELRYLMMSMEIKHIHQNGIRLFKQNYYHPALYGRRHSVMIRYDLQDKSAVYVFTPDGEFLCEATPVDKVHPAATILGTDADRKRLTDHIELKKHQEKEASRLTRDFLEETVLPEHRRQLAAAGIEMVQTGGKVLALPAPEKPAVMTASDEKKILAELEGLKAMNAKLPEEVEEEEYTPERVDETALEWAKLSGMRDMDRMYKLIEFEVRGWLIPKEWQAFMKFYEQTAEYARYSDHFEMHRAQMVIEYQVEVAAR
- a CDS encoding helix-turn-helix transcriptional regulator; amino-acid sequence: MDKITKNLGATAQESGHSFGHTLDEKRCDQNFADRLKSRREFLGLTQETLAHKADVTKATIQNYEYGKPPKGDAVVKISKALRCTTDWLLIGEGDPNGPVTKEIGNEIDCVTKQKQAEPVEKQARIHNAEDFKITDMVTKTMEILESETIFRTALASNINAFHQALKFEAGQKARDDRMAEMERRMDSQDRRQGELEAANTELRKENGKLKEELGDLQQRLADRGSGLLDAANHR
- the gltX gene encoding glutamate--tRNA ligase; this translates as MKKIITRFPPSPSGFLHLGGARTALFNWLYARHMKGEFVLRIEDTDAARSTDASVDAIFEALEWLGIEWDSGPFFQSKRTDIYLEYIQKLLDSGHAYYCTCLPEEVEAMREKAKAEGGKPKYDGTCRNKNLSKTDKAVVRFKAPELGTTILPDVIKGNIVFQNAELDDFIICRSDGSPTYNLAVVVDDITMGINTVIRGDDHVNNSPKQILLFKALGHPLPTFGHVPMVLGHDKTRLSKRHGATSVTAYRDEGILPDAMINYLVRLGWSHGDQEFFTRAELIEKFSIENIGRSAGVFNPEKLLALNADHIQAASPAALTPHLMPFLLEKGYDALPGEYLEGVIETLQPRSKTLKEMAEMAGFYYREITTYEEKGAQKFLNRAALEPMEHLIAKLEALDPFTHENLEAAFLSVMEATGLKLGKIAQPVRLALTGTTVSPGIFEIIAVLGKDRTLVRLKAARAFMASRPES